From a region of the Podospora pseudopauciseta strain CBS 411.78 chromosome 7 map unlocalized CBS411.78m_7, whole genome shotgun sequence genome:
- the SEC15 gene encoding Rab GTPase-binding exocyst subunit S15 (BUSCO:EOG09260NY2; COG:U; EggNog:ENOG503NWG4) has protein sequence MPRKAQTWDDYDSAVAQIILAPSDSDFLDQLIPVLKDATTSSRIGSLAQSLSQYAEDREGDIEQIGLTKHEEFLGSVNQLQKVREGTVALTAEILDLNQSIQASTEKLAEQKQALVNTRGVRQNITDVSNALEESLKILRAVNNAHELIRKKEYHRALKSLEDLQNEHLIPTIQNKYATQYKLADMIQRSIPASQKTISESVMADLNKWFLEVREKSQLLGEIAFFATQQRRERQKKRAEVNEYLKNFKLNSAIELVFDESNEFDVIDNEENQIDFTPLHKALHTHDALGQVDKFRVEYAATRRQQKDLIMPSSSENIFAGGDDETLMGLLENIAGFAIIEKATVMRAPTIRSTIDVDELWDSMCQIAIRVIAKSLQEVNDADLLVKIKMNIALFIETMESWGYSVTMMNNFQLTLFYKYAELLRRRFGEDFQEIVSTDDYMPMAINTRDEYQKVVDVTWFVDDKPEEELVFPCVLPFSQMYPLCCIDIRNLLNQFLIFTSEHFHNPNVVDETLRKSLDELLTDIVCQSLVERLNSQYLGQIVQILINLEHFETACQVLEQILIRERSSTSAGGPITLKATEAFRNNKKAAEKRIFELVNSKIDDLVDTSDYDWTATTPPKETSNYMQTLTRYLSNIMNSTLLGLPREIKELIYFDALSHAANKILALPLSPDVKKINPNGVAAMALDVQHLSKFVGGLENAFMLEQNLDELQQTVALMQTENHDEFFDISIRNKKFGRVDAMNGPILLEKLTQTVDAPVRTAPLANFSSRFGLR, from the exons ATGCCGAGAAAAGCCCAAACGTGGGATGATTACGACTCGGCTGTAGCTCAG ATCATCCTCGCGCCCTCCGACTCGGATTTCCTCGATCAACTGATACCAGTGTTGAAAGATGCGACAACGAGCAGCCGAATCGGATCCCTCGCCCAGAGCTTGTCGCAGTATGCCGAGGACCGCGAAGGCGACATCGAGCAGATCGGGTTGACGAAGCATGAGGAGTTCCTGGGATCCGTCAATCAACTACAAAAGGTGCGCGAGGGTACTGTGGCTTTGACAGCCGAAATTTTGGACCTCAACCAGTCCATCCAGGCCAGCACCGAGAAGTTGGCCGAGCAAAAGCAGGCGCTGGTCAACACGCGCGGGGTCAGGCAGAATATCACGGATGTATCAAACGCTCTGGAGGAATCGCTCAAGATATTGCGCGCTGTCAATAATGCGCACGAACTTATCCGGAAGAAGGAATATCATCGTGCCCTCAAGTCGTTGGAGGACCTGCAGAACGAACACTTGatccccaccatccagaACAAGTATGCGACGCAGTACAAGCTTGCCGACATGATTCAACGGTCTATCCCGGCATCTCAAAAGACGATTTCCGAGTCCGTCATGGCAGATTTGAACAAGTGGTTTCTGGAGGTTCGAGAAAAGTCCCAACTTCTTGGCGAGATTGCCTTCTTCGCGACACAGCAGCGACGGGAGAGGCAAAAGAAGCGCGCCGAAGTCAATGAATATCTGAAGAATTTCAAGTTGAATTCTGCCATCGAGCTGGTCTTTGATGAAAGTAATGAGTTTGACGTAATCGACAACGAGGAGAACCAGATTGACTTCACCCCGTTACACAAAGCCTTGCATACCCACGATGCCCTCGGTCAGGTCGACAAGTTCCGTGTAGAGTATGCAGCAACGAGACGACAACAAAAGGATCTGATAATGCCCTCAAGTTCCGAAAACATCTTTGCCGGGGGTGACGACGAGACCTTGATGGGGCTTTTGGAGAACATTGCTGGATTTGCCATTATTGAGAAGGCGACCGTGATGCGAGCACCCACAATAAGGTCAACAATTGAT GTCGATGAGCTCTGGGATTCCATGTGCCAAATCGCTATACGAGTGATCGCCAAGTCGTTACAGGAGGTCAACGATGCAGATTTGCTGGTCAAAATCAAGATGAACATTGCTCTTTTCATTGAGACCATGGAG AGTTGGGGATACTCCGTCACCATGATGAACAACTTCCAGCTCACCCTATTCTACAAATACGCTGAGCTTCTCCGCCGTCGCTTTGGCGAGGACTTCCAGGAG ATCGTGTCCACGGACGATTACATGCCTATGGCCATCAACACACGCGACGAATACCAAAAGGTCGTCGACGTGACCTGGTTTGTTGACGACaaaccagaagaagagctTGT CTTCCCTTGCGTGCTGCCATTCTCACAGATGTATCCCTTGTGCTGCATAGATATTAGGAATCTGTTGAATCAGTTCTTGATTTTTACATCGGAGCACTTTCACAACCCGaatgtggttgatgagacgCTACGGAAG TCTCTCGATGAGCTTTTGACCGATATCGTTTGCCAGTCTCTTGTTGAACGGCTGAACTCGCAGTATCTAGGACAGATCGTGCAGATTTTGATCAACCTCGAGCACTTTGAAACAGCTTGCCAGGTACTGGAGCAGATCCTGATCCGGGAACGATCATCCACATCGGCTGGTGGACCGATCACACTCAAGGCGACTGAGGCGTTcagaaacaacaagaaaGCCGCTGAAAAGCGCATCTTTGAGCTCGTCAACTCCAAAATCGATGACTTGGTGGACACCTCGGACTATGACTGGACAGCCACAACCCCGCCCAAGGAGACGAGCAATTACATGCAGACATTGACTAGGTACCTGTCTAACATTATGAACTCGACTTTGCTGGGTCTTCCGAGGGAGATCAAGGAGCTCATCTACTTTGATGCGTTGAGTCATGCGGCAAATAAGATCTTG GCCCTGCCATTATCTCCCGACGTCAAAAAGATCAACCCCAATGGCGTGGCTGCCATGGCCTTGGACGTCCAGCACCTCTCGAAATTCGTCGGGGGCCTTGAGAACGCGTTCATGCTGGAGCAGAACCTGGACGAGCTGCAGCAGACGGTGGCGCTCATGCAGACGGAGAACCACGACGAGTTCTTTGATATTTCCATCCGCAACAAGAAGTTTGGTCGGGTGGATGCCATGAATGGACCTATCTTGCTGGAGAA GCTCACCCAAACAGTCGACGCCCCAGTTCGCACAGCGCCGCTTGCTAACTTCAGCTCGCGTTTCGGGCTGAGGTGA
- a CDS encoding uncharacterized protein (EggNog:ENOG503Q4KM; MEROPS:MER0033242; COG:V): MARGPESHDLMLLLGPVSYLDCLVFCMFLAPQLIWHVGFFETVWCVLQALPFFSVKLPVGLMRERYFLPPENQSLFVQKASSFEDFVIRCVRYAFEHVPAKIGRVFFSKEVALPFMQFRLLRHGYFRCPVPWREHREESFHGIWLIKNPEEKPDFVLFYAHGGGFSMGSSYFYLEFLLTWLSELEALGYSNPAIFALEYTLVPDAAFPTQLNEAVRGYEHVLKVVQDPSLVCVSGDSAGATLILSLLLHLGSQEANGIGYGRRLPVPALAVLISPWVTLVSTRHRNTVSDYLDVKQLHQYGMQFAGGKMPEKEPLVSPGCCKDMSLWKRSSPSKGIYITYGTEEVFASEIEDFIGTVQETVVVKSEAAVGGIHAWPVASLFLSSNVNERLGGLRTISKEIRQCIP; this comes from the exons ATGGCGCGCGGTCCAGAAAGCCATGATTTGATGCTGCTCCTCGGACCAGTATCATATTTAGACTGCTTGGTCTTCTGCATGTTCTTGGCTCCCCAGCTGATATGGCACGTTGGATTCTTCGAGACAGTCTGGTGCGTGCTTCAAGCACTGCCGTTCTTTT CGGTGAAGCTACCTGTTGGGCTTATGAGAGAAAGATACTTTTTACCTCCTGAAAATCAGTCTCTGTTCGTCCAGAAGGCCTCATCGTTTGAGGATTTTGTGATTCGCTGTGTCCGGTACGCATTCGAACATGTCCCTGCAAAAATCGGTAgggtcttcttctccaaggAGGTTGCGCTTCCGTTTATGCAGTTCCGGCTGTTGCGACATGGCTATTTTAGGTGTCCTGTTCCGTGGAGGGAACATCGCGAG GAGTCCTTCCATGGCATCTGGCTGATCAAAAATCCGGAAGAGAAGCCCGACTTTGTGCTATTCTACGCTCATG GTGGTGGATTTTCGATGGGGTCGTCGTACTTCTATCTTGAATTTCTCCTGACCTGGTTATCGGAGCTGGAGGCTCTGGGCTACAGTAACCCGGCCATATTTGCGTTGGAGTACACACTAGTGCCAGACGCTGCATTTCCAACCCAGCTCAACGAGGCTGTACGGGGCTACGAGCATGTGCTGAAGGTGGTGCAAGATCCCTCACTCGTCTGTGTCAGTGGTGATTCTGCAGGTGCGACTCTGATCCTCAGTTTGCTGCTGCATCTAGGTAGCCAAGAGGCAAACGGCATCGGGTATGGGCGTCGACTCCCGGTGCCTGCCTTGGCCGTCCTCATTTCGCCGTGGGTGACGCTCGTTTCCACACGGCACCGGAATACCGTCAGCGACTATCTTGACGTGAAACAACTGCATCAGTACGGAATGCAGTTTGCAGGCGGGAAAATGCCAGAGAAAGAGCCGTTGGTATCGCCGGGGTGCTGCAAAGACATGAGTTTGTGGAAGCGGTCTTCCCCGTCAAAGGGGATTTATATAACGTATGGCACCGAGGAGGTGTTTGCCTCGGAAATCGAAGACTTCATCGGTACCGTGCAGGAGACGGTCGTTGTCAAGAGCGAAGCTGCTGTCGGCGGCATTCACGCCTGGCCCGTTGCCTCATTATTCCTTTCGAGCAATGTAAATGAGCGACTTGGTGGACTGAGAACTATAAGCAAGGAGATTAGACAGTGTATTCCTTGA
- a CDS encoding uncharacterized protein (COG:S; EggNog:ENOG503NUAE): MRSSPTPWRISPALGLVLLGLYATAVVSSGSISETPAVTVPSVTTTAIVTTPTAPATAALSVTSPGVCEFKTINYITHTLPQQCLRSAWTSPKPAATAVVESTAAETVTVSITSVVDNATQQEQAAVTEQKEEEESVAFMSFEEWKEMMLRKSGQDPANIKKAQKQHHGDHHKPDREPGLNNDNMDSLGNDGEILDFDALTEKVTEITSSSSGDAVAEASKEVQEEQILYDDNKTPYYRSKDAGKTCKERFSFSSFDAGATILKTSPGAKNAKAILVENKDTYMLLECHQKNKFVIVELSDDILVDTVVLANFEFFSSMIRKFRVSASDRYPVKLDKWVDLGTFEARNARDIQPFLVEHPQIYTKYIRIEFLSHYGNEYYCPVSLLRVHGTRMLDSWKEPREDDEPEQIEGSSTQEVVPEIQEPPLEPASVMESEQANDTKEASPDTIAIDTGSSPWQPYDSHFVLETCAMRSTTTSDPTPASGPDGAEKHNNSTPKADAGAEKAVPADKAKETPKAEKIFPSPVTGDTATGQGQPNAAPPASNPPPQPDSGDNANTGNHQDNQKKPPNRASDTSPDTTPSQGSAKPPGKEGEKPSNATRSKTTPTSGHPSSSPTVQESFFKQVNKRLQHLESNTSLSLQYIEEQSRFLQEVLRTMERKQLTRVDSFLNTLNQTVFSELRHVRTQYDQMWQSTVIALETQREQSDRQIVALTTRLNVLADEVVFQKRMAIFQSVLILSCLVLVIFTNRGGSDSSFLPPSLSRDPSSAAAAYYRRYAAGFMSNGARSETASPPPISPVPGSSHFDSIHHRMTFSPSPPSASSSSAATLAASALPRQIYSPTGIHKRPAPAHREKSLPMIPPLTPESSREGTPAIHISNHGSPPDDQDELGSNNNNKLQPLLEGIREESPSSSPSPSPSPGETATQRRRRQQQLHQPSTSSLLSLSSTDYHEVSSIETNGEDGGKERTPSSPEVEGQESENEEDDQENVSQDRRGARKPLPALPDGPN; this comes from the coding sequence ATGCGATCTTCACCAACACCTTGGAGAATTTCACCTGCACTGGGACTAGTGTTGCTGGGGCTCTACGCAACAGCTGTTGTCTCCAGTGGATCTATTTCCGAAACGCCAGCCGTAACGGTCCCATCCGTAACGACGACGGCGATAGTCACGACACCCACGGCGCCCGCGACGGCAGCTCTATCTGTCACTTCCCCCGGAGTCTGCGAATTCAAGACTATCAACTACATCACACATACCCTCCCGCAACAATGCTTGCGCTCAGCATGGACGAGCCCAAAACCGGCCGCTACAGCCGTCGTCGAAAGCACAGCTGCCGAAACGGTCACTGTCAGTATCACATCAGTTGTCGATAATGCGACACAGCAAGAGCAGGCGGCCGTTACCGAAcaaaaggaggaagaggaatcGGTGGCCTTCATGTCATTTGAAGAGTGGAAAGAGATGATGCTGCGCAAGTCAGGCCAGGATCccgccaacatcaagaaggcacaaaaacaacaccacgGAGATCACCACAAGCCCGACCGTGAACCGGGActcaacaacgacaacatgGATAGTTTGGGCAACGATGGGGAAATACTGGACTTTGACGCCCTCACGGAGAAAGTCACCGAGATcacgtcctcctcttctgggGATGCTGTGGCTGAAGCCAGCAAAGAGGTACAGGAAGAACAAATCCTCTATGACGATAACAAAACACCATACTACCGGAGTAAGGACGCTGGAAAGACATGCAAGGAGAGGTTCTCGTTCTCGTCATTCGATGCGGGTGCTACTATCCTCAAAACAAGCCCTGGTGCTAAGAACGCTAAGGCCATCCTGGTGGAAAACAAGGACACATATATGCTACTCGAGTGCCATCAGAAAAACAAGTTTGTCATTGTCGAGCTGAGTGATGATATCCTTGTTGACACAGTCGTCTTGGCGAATTTTGAGTTCTTTTCCAGCATGATTCGAAAGTTCCGGGTCAGCGCCAGTGATCGATACCCCGTGAAGTTGGACAAGTGGGTGGACTTGGGCACCTTTGAGGCTCGAAATGCTCGAGATATTCAGCCTTTTCTGGTTGAGCATCCTCAGATCTACACCAAGTACATCCGTATCGAGTTTCTGAGCCACTATGGAAACGAGTATTATTGCCCAGTCTCACTGCTACGTGTTCATGGAACGAGGATGTTGGATAGTTGGAAAGAGCCCagagaggatgatgagccGGAGCAGATCGAAGGGTCTTCTACTCAGGAGGTTGTTCCCGAGATCCAAGAGCCCCCTTTAGAGCCGGCTTCGGTCATGGAGAGTGAGCAGGCCAACGATACAAAGGAGGCTTCTCCAGATACAATAGCCATTGATACAGGCTCGTCTCCCTGGCAACCATACGACAGCCACTTTGTGCTTGAGACCTGCGCAATGCGTTCGACTACGACAAGTGATCCGACACCTGCTTCGGGACCAGACGGTGCTGAAAAACACAACAACTCAACTCCCAAAGCTGACGCCGGGGCCGAAAAGGCAGTACCAGCagacaaggccaaggagacaCCAAAGGCCGAAAAGATCTTCCCCTCTCCGGTGACAGGAGACACGGCCACTGGTCAAGGCCAACCAAACGCTGCACCCCCAGCATccaaccctccacctcagCCAGATAGCGGTGACAATGCCAACACGGGAAACCACCAGGATAACCAAAAGAAGCCGCCAAACCGTGCCAGTGACACCTCCCCCGACACCACCCCATCTCAAGGCTCAGCAAAACCCCCAGGCAAAGAAGGCGAAAAACCCTCCAACGCAACCCGCAGCAAGACAACTCCCACCTCAGGgcatccctcctcctcccccaccgtccAAGAATCATTCTTCAAACAAGTGAACAAGcgcctccaacacctcgaatccaacacctccctctccctccagTACATAGAAGAGCAATCCCGCTTCCTCCAAGAAGTCCTCCGCACCATGGAGCGCAAACAGCTCACCCGGGTGGACTCCTTTCTTAACACCCTCAACCAAACCGTCTTTTCCGAGCTCCGCCACGTCAGGACCCAGTACGACCAAATGTGGCAGTCGACCGTCATCGCCCTGGAAACGCAGAGAGAACAATCCGACCGCCAAATCGtcgccctcaccacccgccTCAACGTCCTCGCCGATGAGGTGGTGTTTCAAAAGCGCATGGCGATCTTCCAGTCAGTGCTGATATTATCCTGTCTGGTTCTCGTTATCTTCACCAACCGCGGTGGTAGCGACTCATCCTTCCTGCCCCCATCGCTATCCCGTGACCCGTCCTCCGCGGCAGCGGCATATTACCGGCGATACGCAGCAGGGTTCATGTCCAACGGTGCCAGGTCCGAAACtgcctccccaccacctatCTCCCCCGTGCCGGGGAGTAGTCATTTTGATTCTATTCACCACAGGATGACCTtttccccttcaccaccatccgcctcgtcgtcgtctgctGCTACTCTTGCGGCGTCTGCGCTCCCGAGACAGATTTACTCCCCTACCGGCATTCATAAACGACCTGCTCCAGCTCATAGGGAGAAATCACTCCCAATGATCCCGCCTTTAACTCCAGAGTCGAGTCGGGAAGGGACACCAGCTATTCACATCTCTAATCACGGCTCTCCCCCTGATGACCAGGATGAGCTGGGTAGtaataacaacaacaagttGCAGCCGCTGCTGGAGGGGATAAGGGAGGAgtcaccctcttcttcaccgtcGCCCTCGCCGTCACCCGGAGAGACGGCCACgcagcggaggaggaggcagcagcagcttcacCAGCCGTCTACCTCGTCGCTCTTGTCGCTGTCGTCGACGGACTACCATGAGGTCTCGTCCATCGAGACgaatggggaggatggtgggaaGGAAAGGACGCCGTCGTCACCAGAGGTTGAAGGACAAGAATCGGAAAACGAAGAGGACGACCAAGAGAACGTGTCACAAGACAGGAGGGGGGCTAGGAAGCCGCTTCCTGCGTTGCCAGACGGTCCAAACTGA
- a CDS encoding uncharacterized protein (BUSCO:EOG09261HZD; COG:G; EggNog:ENOG503NUTT) — protein MTDNGPLYLGFDLSTQQLKAIVIQSDLSIVSSAKVDFDQDFGAKYKIKKGVLVNEQEGEVFAPVALWLESLDLVLQRLQEQNTPLNCIKGISGSCQQHGSVYWNHEAEQLLGGLTADKSLVDQLAGAFSHPFAPNWQDHSTQHECDKFEETMGTAERLAQATGSAAHHRFTGTQIMRLRHKLPQMYTSTSRISLVSSFLASLFLGSIAPMDISDVCGMNLWDIPSNNWSSPLLDLASGGSPDDLRAKLGEVRQDGGGSMGNVSSYFVNKYNFSPDCGVAPFTGDNPATILALPLRPLDAIVSLGTSTTFLMSTPVYKPDPSYHFFNHPTTPGQYMFMLCYKNGGLAREKVRDVLPSSESGDVWENFNKHALETAPLDVRKEGDRAKLGLYFYLPEIVPNIKAGTWRYTCDANSGEGLEEVKEPWAKETDARAIIESQALSMRLRSQKLVTAPREGLPAQPGRVYLVGGGSLNPAITRVLGDVLGGADGVYKLDVGGNACALGGAYKAVWAFERGDGEAFDELIGKRWKEEGAIQRVDEGYKKGVFEKYGNVLGAFEKMEEEILKVAKNT, from the exons ATGACCGACAACGGACCCCTTTACCTGGGGTTTGACCTCTCAACCCAACAGCTCAAAG CCATCGTCATCCAATCCGACCTCTCCAtcgtctcctccgccaaaGTCGACTTCGACCAGGACTTTGGCGCCAAATACAAGATCAAAAAGGGCGTCCTCGTCAACGAACAAGAAGGCGAGGTCTTTGCCCCCGTAGCCCTCTGGCTCGAGTCCCTCGACCTTGTCCTCCAGCGTCTTCAAGAGCAAAACACACCCCTGAACTGCATCAAGGGCATCAGCGGCTCCTGCCAACAACACGGTAGCGTCTACTGGAACCATGAAGCCGAGCAGCTCCTCGGCGGTTTAACCGCGGACAAGTCCCTCGTTGACCAACTCGCGGGAGCCTTCTCACACCCCTTCGCCCCCAACTGGCAAGATCACAGCACCCAGCATGAGTGCGACAAGTTTGAGGAGACAATGGGGACGGCAGAGAGGTTGGCTCAGGCCACGGGGAGCGCGGCGCATCAT CGCTTCACCGGCACCCAAATCATGCGCCTCCGCCACAAGCTCCCCCAAATGtacacctccacctcccgcatctccctcgtctcctccttcctcgcctccctcttcctcggctcCATCGCGCCCATGGACATCTCCGACGTCTGCGGGATGAACCTCTGGgacatcccctccaacaactgGTCATCCCCCCTTCTCGACCTCGCCTCGGGTGGCTCGCCCGATGACCTCAGAGCTAAACTCGGCGAGGTAAGAcaagacggcggcggcagcatgGGCAATGTGTCCTCTTATTTCGTAAACAAGTACAACTTCTCCCCCGACTGCGGGGTGGCCCCTTTTACGGGTGACAACCCCGCCACGATTCTGGCCTTGCCGTTGAGGCCGCTGGATGCGATTGTCAGTCTGGGGACTAGCACGACATTCTTGATGAGCACGCCGGTTTACAAGCCGGATCCGAGCTATCACTTTTTTAATCACCCGACCACGCCGGGGCAGTACATGTTTATGTTGTGCTACAAGAATGGGGGTTTGGCTAGAGAAAAAGTGCGTGACGTACTACCTAGTTCTGAGTCTGGAGATGTCTGGGAGAACTTTAACAAGCACGCGCTCGAGACAGCGCCGTTGGATGTGCGAAAGGAGGGGGATAGGGCAAAGCTGGGGTTGTACTTTTACCTGCCCGAGATTGTACCGAACATCAAGGCTGGTACGTGGAGGTATACATGTGACGCCAactcgggggaggggttggaggaggtgaaggagccCTGGGCCAAGGAGACGGACGCGAGGGCGATTATTGAGAGTCAGGCTTTGAgcatgaggttgaggagtcAGAAGTTGGTGACGGCgccgagggaggggttgccGGCGCAGCCAGGGAGGGTTTAtttggttggaggggggagtttgAACCCTGCTATTACGCGGGTGCTGGGGGATGTGCTGGGGGGAGCGGATGGGGTTTACAAGTTGGATGTCGGGGGGAATGCGTGCGCGTTGGGGGGTGCGTATAAGGCTGTTTGGGCgtttgagaggggggatggggaggcgTTTGATGAGTTGattgggaagaggtggaaggaggagggggcgattcagagggtggatgagggTTACAAAAAGGGGGTGTTTGAAAAGTATGGGAATGTGTTGGGAGCTtttgagaagatggaggaggagattctGAAAGTTGCGAAGAATACGTAG
- a CDS encoding uncharacterized protein (COG:D; EggNog:ENOG503NUPS) has protein sequence MAQSRDGTFNPSSPHSSSGAADSYKHDGTPDTRLTAFSPDDGSARSNKLYAGITGMSLNGPTNHSLFHQKSTEHFGNVAPVAEKDPFISSNATPSKSTLDQKLSPTASAFRPLSVPVVAHGSLNGQQGPSNGPQQNFRSLASAASPLSGRFSTELGITHYVTIFSSTASVTLSEVETYLEKLSQFGSPCQGKRVIFAKDGRVYLFLSNIRDATNIHENVQLGSQDWRAQYITAAEFHQARNPGENHQQVSDGLLRAIAFPQESANFDVFHTNTVVRTLMESHGEVLAFRQLSGTKDIPFHATVEFCDCDAAITAAEALNGRTFNGVYLNLISALPDATCGAYQPFDVHAPRAPRSPVQDMANLFQSMGISKPSHHQQIVPSGHLAHSPASGMQLPHQQMAMYPTVVYHGIQHSLPARYVLDHTPTRSQGISPMSPMTPMTGGMPVMAPLYTPPSTPLAFHHGDYASPRGMQPYRMDGRRQNAMRVNRSPYYNAAGHHNHVDVNKIRDGIDVRTTIMLRNIPNKVDQAMLKKIVDESSWGKYDFMYLRIDFANDCNVGYAFINFVDPLDIIDFVNARGNQRWNCFKSDKVAEISYATIQGKDCLVQKFRNSSVMLEAPHYRPKLYFTLNGPRPELAGEEEAFPGPDNQSKMKRSCENAEHVGLFTPNAGQHFRDEQRRRRSQYDRGTRLAALEEYDYDSHIQQPSLYMG, from the exons ATGGCACAGTCTCGTGACGGGACGTTCAATCCGTCCTCCCCTCATTCTTCGAGCGGCGCGGCGGATTCCTACAAACACGATGGTACCCCCGATACTCGTTTGACTGCCTTCTCACCCGATGACGGCTCGGCCAGATCGAACAAACTGTACGCCGGCATCACCGGCATGAGCCTCAACGGTCCCACCAACCACTCATTGTTTCATCAGAAGTCGACGGAGCACTTCGGTAATGTTGCTCCTGTGGCCGAAAAGGACCCGTTCATTTCCAGCAACGCGACCCCCTCCAAGTCGACATTGGACCAGAAGCTCTCTCCGACCGCTTCCGCCTTCAGGCCCTTGTCTGTCCCAGTGGTCGCTCATGGTTCCCTCAATGGACAACAGGGTCCCTCCAATGGCCCTCAGCAGAACTTTCGATCGCTAGCCAGCGCCGCTAGCCCTCTCTCTGGCCGTTTCAGCACTGAGCTAGGGATCACTCATTATGTCACTATCTTCTCTTCCACGGCTTCCGTAACCTTGTCAGAGGTCGAAACGTATCTTGAG AAACTGAGTCAGTTTGGTTCACCTTGCCAGGGTAAGCGCGTCATCTTCGCGAAGGATGGGAGAGTTTATTTGTTTCTCTCCAACATTCGCGATGCCACCAACATTCACGAGAATGTTCAGCTCGGTTCCCAGGACTGGCGTGCCCAGTATATTACCGCGGCGGAGTTTCACCAG GCCCGCAATCCTGGTGAGAATCACCAGCAGGTTTCGGATGGCTTGCTCCGGGCTATCGCGTTCCCTCAAGAGAGCGCGAATTTTGACGTTTTCCACACCAACACTGTGGTCCGCACTCTCATGGAATCTCATGGTGAGGTCCTTGCCTTTCGCCAGCTATCCGGGACGAAAGACATTCCTTTCCACGCCACGGTTGAATTTTGTGACTGCGATGCCGCCATTACTGCCGCAGAGGCCCTCAATGGTCGCACTTTCAAT GGCGTTTACCTGAACTTGATTTCTGCCCTCCCCGACGCCACCTGCGGAGCCTACCAGCCTTTTGATGTGCATGCTCCCCGCGCTCCGAGAAGCCCGGTTCAGGACATGGCCAACCTGTTTCAGAGCATGGGTATCTCGAagccttctcatcatcaacagatTGTGCCCTCTGGGCATCTTGCCCATTCGCCGGCCAGTGGGATGCAATTGCCCCATCAGCAGATGGCCATGTATCCCACTGTAGTCTATCACGGTATTCAGCACAGTTTGCCGGCTCGCTACGTTCTCGACCACACTCCCACACGCAGCCAGGGCATTTCTCCCATGAGTCCCATGACCCCGATGACTGGCGGCATGCCGGTCATGGCGCCGTTGTATACTCCGCCTAGCACTCCGTTAGCGTTTCACCATGGCGACTACGCTAGTCCCAGGGGCATGCAGCCCTATCGTATGGATGGTCGTCGTCAGAACGCCATGCGGGTCAATCGGTCCCCTTACTACAATGCCGCCGGCCATCACAACCATGTTGATGTCAACAAGATTCGGGATGGCATCGATGTCCGCACCACA ATTATGCTGCGAAACATTCCGAACAAGGTCGACCAAGcgatgttgaagaagattgTGGATGAGTCCAGCTGGGGCAAGTACGACTTCATGTACTTGCGAATCGACTTCGCCAACGACTGCAA TGTCGGCTATGCGTTCATCAACTTTGTTGAC CCGCTCGACATCATCGAT TTCGTCAATGCCCGTGGCAACCAACGTTGGAACTGCTTCAAGAGCGACAAGGTTGCCGAGATCTCATATGCCA CTATCCAGGGCAAGGACTGCCTTGTCCAGAAGTTCCGCAACAGCTCTGTTATGCTGGAGGCCCCTCACTATCGCCCCAAG CTTTACTTCACGCTCAATGGTCCCAGACCTGAGTTggctggtgaagaggaggcttTCCCGGGCCCGGACAACCAGTccaagatgaagaggagctgTGAAAACGCTGAGCATGTTG GCCTCTTCACTCCCAATGCCGGCCAGCATTTTCGTGACGAgcagcgccgccgccgctctCAATACGACCGTGGAACCAGACTTGCTGCGCTTGAGGAGTACGACTATGACTCCCACATCCAGCAGCCTAGCCTCTACATGGGCTAA